In the genome of Vibrio sp. 16, one region contains:
- a CDS encoding 5-oxoprolinase subunit PxpA, translated as MNKTNIKLNCDMGESYGQWTMGCDELAMPHIDQASIACGFHASDPMIMSSTVKLAINHNVAIGAHPSYPDIQGFGRRSMTLSKNEISNMVIYQVGALKAICESENTTLHYVKPHGALYNDMLKNTSVFEAVVDAVSCFNVPLMTLATQDNQDRLDIADDYDVPLLFETFADRRYLSNGHLAPRSMAGAVIHDEQAILDQVTQIVRYGKVRTLDGYTLSIDADTICVHGDNLDAVLMIEKIRKVIDSEEG; from the coding sequence ATGAACAAAACGAACATTAAATTAAATTGCGACATGGGTGAAAGCTATGGTCAGTGGACAATGGGGTGTGATGAGCTCGCCATGCCCCATATTGATCAAGCAAGCATTGCCTGTGGGTTTCACGCATCCGATCCGATGATCATGAGTTCAACGGTGAAACTGGCCATTAATCACAATGTTGCAATCGGTGCGCACCCTAGCTACCCAGACATACAAGGGTTTGGCCGCAGAAGCATGACGCTCTCGAAAAACGAGATTTCCAATATGGTGATCTATCAAGTCGGTGCGCTAAAAGCGATCTGTGAAAGTGAAAATACCACCCTTCACTATGTCAAACCTCACGGTGCGCTTTACAACGATATGCTAAAAAATACCAGTGTATTTGAAGCGGTTGTAGATGCTGTCTCTTGCTTTAACGTGCCCTTAATGACGTTAGCCACCCAAGATAATCAAGACCGACTCGACATTGCTGACGATTATGATGTCCCTCTTTTGTTCGAAACGTTTGCCGACCGACGGTATTTATCCAACGGGCATTTAGCACCTCGCTCTATGGCTGGCGCCGTTATACACGATGAGCAAGCGATCTTAGACCAAGTGACGCAGATAGTCCGATACGGAAAAGTAAGAACGCTGGACGGTTACACGTTATCGATTGATGCGGATACCATTTGTGTCCACGGGGACAATCTAGACGCGGTGCTAATGATTGAAAAAATACGTAAAGTGATAGATTCGGAGGAAGGATAG